The Salvia miltiorrhiza cultivar Shanhuang (shh) chromosome 1, IMPLAD_Smil_shh, whole genome shotgun sequence genome has a window encoding:
- the LOC131008302 gene encoding germin-like protein subfamily 1 member 20, which translates to MKISFGLGAIIVMLWWVSIAYAADPSPLQDFCVALPDNISDVFVNGKFCKNPNKVVAKDFLFEGLNIPGNTSNQFGSIVTPVSVNQLPGLNTLGVSSLPQEMLKKYLTYASCLNSSVA; encoded by the exons atgaagataagTTTTGGTTTAGGTGCCATTATTGTTATGTTGTGGTGGGTTTCAATTGCATATGCTGCAGATCCCAGCCCTCTTCAAGATTTCTGCGTTGCTCTTCCTGATAACATCTCTGATG TTTTTGTGAATGGGAAGTTTTGCAAGAACCCGAACAAGGTGGTTGCAAAGGATTTTCTATTCGAGGGTCTAAACATCCCTGGAAACACATCCAATCAGTTCGGATCCATCGTGACTCCTGTGAGCGTGAACCAGCTGCCAGGGCTCAACACTTTGGGCGTGTCATCTCTTCCCCAGGAGATGCTAAAGAAATACCTAACCTATGCTAGCTGTTTAAATTCCAGCGTTGCATAA
- the LOC131025739 gene encoding germin-like protein subfamily 1 member 20: MKMSFGLGTIVVMLWWASIAYAADPNPLQDFCVALHDNISDVFVNGKFCKNPNKVVAKDFLFEGLNIPGNTSNQFGFIVTPVNVNQLPGLNTLGVSLARLDFAKYGINPPHTHPRATEALFLLKGTLYVGFVTSNPADPNQRNKLFAQYLKPGDVYVFPQGLIHFQFNVGKTEAVAFAGFGSQNPGTITIANAVFGSDPKIDPIVLAKAFQVEKKIIKYLQAQFWPNLTY; encoded by the exons atgaaGATGAGTTTTGGTTTGGGCACCATTGTTGTTATGTTGTGGTGGGCTTCGATTGCATATGCAGCTGatccaaatcctcttcaagattTTTGCGTTGCTCTTCATGATAACATCTCTGATG TTTTTGTAAATGGGAAATTTTGCAAGAACCCGAACAAGGTGGTTGCAAAGGATTTTCTTTTCGAGGGTCTAAACATCCCCGGAAATACATCCAATCAGTTCGGATTCATCGTGACTCCAGTGAACGTGAACCAGCTGCCAGGGCTCAACACTCTGGGCGTGTCACTGGCCCGCCTCGACTTTGCCAAATACGGTAtcaacccaccccacacccaCCCGCGTGCTACCGAAGCCTTGTTCTTGTTGAAAGGCACTCTCTATGTTGGGTTCGTCACATCCAATCCCGCCGATCCTAACCAGAGGAATAAGCTCTTCGCTCAGTACTTGAAACCTGGAGACGTCTACGTGTTCCCACAAGGCCTCATCCATTTCCAGTTCAACGTCGGCAAGACCGAAGCCGTTGCATTTGCCGGTTTCGGCAGCCAGAATCCAGGGACAATAACCATCGCCAACGCTGTGTTCGGCTCAGACCCCAAAATTGACCCTATTGTGTTGGCGAAGGCCTTCCAGGTTGAGAAGAAGATCATCAAGTACCTCCAAGCCCAGTTTTGGCCCAACCTCACTTACTAA